One region of Ardenticatenales bacterium genomic DNA includes:
- a CDS encoding proline dehydrogenase family protein, with product MAWAVASRFVAGEAVQAAMSASKALNDQGMSVTLDFLGESVADATQARAARDEIARLLDEIAAAGVNANVSLKLTQLGMQIEPQMAEENLRYLLERARQHGNRIRIDMEDSPWTDTTLQIYRSVRDSAGLDNTGVVIQSYLYRSEADVARLIQEGAWVRLCKGAYAEPAAVAFPKKVDTDANYVRLMQMLLSEEARERGVYAGIATHDDNMINATIAYAQDNNIPPTAFEFQMLYGIRRERQLALVRQGYQMRVYVPYGTAWYPYFMRRLAERPANLWFFVSNFFRG from the coding sequence GTGGCCTGGGCGGTTGCCAGCCGCTTTGTCGCCGGCGAAGCGGTCCAGGCCGCCATGTCGGCCAGCAAAGCGTTGAATGACCAGGGGATGTCGGTCACGCTGGATTTTTTGGGTGAGAGCGTGGCGGATGCAACGCAGGCGCGGGCGGCACGAGACGAAATCGCCCGTCTTCTGGATGAGATTGCGGCGGCAGGCGTCAATGCCAATGTGTCGCTAAAGTTGACGCAGTTGGGGATGCAGATTGAGCCGCAAATGGCGGAGGAGAATCTGCGCTATTTGCTGGAACGGGCCAGGCAGCATGGCAACCGCATTCGCATCGACATGGAGGATTCCCCGTGGACGGATACGACGCTGCAAATTTACCGCTCCGTGCGGGATAGTGCGGGACTGGACAACACGGGGGTGGTCATTCAGTCTTACCTGTATCGCAGCGAGGCGGATGTGGCCCGGTTGATCCAGGAGGGGGCCTGGGTGCGGTTGTGTAAGGGGGCGTATGCGGAGCCGGCGGCGGTGGCTTTCCCGAAGAAGGTGGACACGGACGCGAATTATGTGCGGCTGATGCAGATGTTGTTGAGTGAAGAGGCCAGGGAGAGGGGGGTGTATGCCGGCATTGCCACCCACGACGACAACATGATCAACGCCACCATCGCCTACGCCCAGGACAACAACATCCCTCCCACCGCCTTTGAATTCCAGATGCTCTACGGCATCCGCCGCGAACGACAACTCGCCCTGGTGCGCCAGGGCTACCAGATGCGCGTCTACGTCCCCTACGGAACCGCCTGGTATCCCTACTTCATGCGCCGCCTGGCCGAACGCCCCGCCAATCTCTGGTTCTTCGTCAGCAACTTCTTCCGCGGCTAA
- the fabL gene encoding enoyl-[acyl-carrier-protein] reductase FabL, with protein sequence MGRFEQKIALVTGSGRGIGRELALRFAREGADIIVNFFRNREPAEETAAAIRDLGRQALVIKANVGDLDDLAAMYETISTTWGGLDILIHNAASGYNRPVLDQKPRGWEWTMNINARSLLFGAQHAAPLMAARGGGAVVVISSLGSMRVLPDYVVVGASKAALEALVRYLGVELAAQNINVNAVSPGVVLTEALRHFEAFRGEENPLVQHVLDNTPVGRLCTPEDVANLVCFLCLPESRMICGQTIVMDGGHSLPLR encoded by the coding sequence ATGGGTCGCTTTGAGCAGAAAATCGCCTTGGTTACCGGTTCGGGGCGCGGCATTGGGCGGGAATTGGCCTTACGCTTCGCCCGCGAAGGCGCGGACATCATCGTCAACTTCTTCCGCAACCGCGAGCCGGCGGAAGAAACCGCCGCCGCCATCCGTGACCTGGGGCGGCAGGCGCTGGTGATCAAAGCCAACGTCGGCGACCTGGACGACCTGGCCGCCATGTACGAAACCATCAGCACCACCTGGGGCGGGTTGGACATCCTCATCCACAATGCCGCATCGGGCTACAACCGTCCGGTGCTGGACCAAAAACCACGCGGCTGGGAATGGACCATGAACATCAACGCCCGTTCGCTGCTCTTTGGCGCGCAACACGCCGCGCCCTTGATGGCGGCGCGGGGCGGCGGCGCCGTGGTCGTCATTTCCAGCCTCGGTTCCATGCGCGTGCTGCCCGATTACGTGGTCGTGGGCGCATCGAAGGCGGCGCTGGAAGCCCTGGTGCGCTACCTGGGCGTGGAACTGGCGGCGCAAAACATCAACGTCAACGCCGTGTCGCCGGGCGTGGTCCTCACGGAGGCTTTGCGGCATTTCGAGGCCTTTCGCGGCGAAGAAAACCCGCTGGTGCAGCACGTGCTGGACAATACGCCCGTCGGGCGGCTATGTACGCCGGAAGACGTGGCGAATCTGGTCTGCTTTCTTTGCCTGCCGGAGAGCAGAATGATCTGTGGGCAAACGATTGTGATGGACGGCGGGCATTCGCTGCCGCTGCGATAG
- a CDS encoding OsmC family protein: MAVRNAEAIWQGTLREGAGTMKLGSGGYDGPFTYASRFEEGDGTNPEELIGAAHAGCFSMFLSALLSNAGYTPTRIQTTARVHLGRVDGGPAITQIELSTEAVVPGLENTEFQAKAQAAKAGCPVSKALAGTDIKLTATLLE, from the coding sequence ATGGCTGTACGAAATGCTGAAGCTATATGGCAGGGAACGCTGCGCGAGGGCGCGGGCACGATGAAACTGGGCAGCGGCGGGTACGATGGCCCGTTTACGTATGCCTCTCGGTTTGAAGAAGGGGACGGAACCAATCCGGAAGAGCTGATTGGCGCGGCTCATGCGGGCTGCTTCTCCATGTTTTTGTCGGCGCTGCTTTCCAATGCCGGTTACACGCCAACGCGCATCCAGACGACGGCGCGCGTTCACCTGGGCCGCGTGGATGGCGGCCCGGCCATTACGCAGATTGAGTTGAGTACCGAGGCGGTTGTGCCCGGCCTGGAGAATACGGAATTTCAGGCAAAGGCGCAGGCGGCGAAGGCGGGCTGCCCCGTTTCCAAAGCCCTGGCGGGGACGGACATTAAGTTGACGGCCACGCTGTTGGAATAG
- a CDS encoding DNA-3-methyladenine glycosylase, with the protein MTVLPQSFYARSAVVVARALLGKRLVRLIDGRRVGGVIVETEAYCDSEEPDLACHGTRNNGAPTARTAVMFGPAGHAYVYFTYGMHWMFNIVTGDAGQASAVLIRALEPDEGEDVMARNRAGRGRGEWTNGPAKLARALGIGSDLNGTNLFQAGGVIWVEEARAVMPASIHHGPRVGLGKTSEPWHSMPWRFWIKDNPFVSQYR; encoded by the coding sequence ATGACTGTGCTGCCCCAATCTTTTTATGCACGTTCCGCCGTCGTTGTTGCCAGGGCGCTGTTGGGCAAGCGGCTGGTGCGCCTGATTGACGGTCGGCGCGTTGGCGGCGTGATCGTGGAGACGGAGGCGTATTGCGATAGCGAGGAACCCGATCTGGCCTGCCACGGCACGCGCAACAACGGCGCGCCCACGGCCCGCACCGCCGTTATGTTTGGCCCGGCGGGTCATGCGTACGTCTATTTTACGTACGGTATGCATTGGATGTTCAATATCGTCACGGGTGATGCCGGGCAGGCGAGTGCGGTGCTCATTCGGGCGCTGGAGCCGGATGAAGGGGAGGATGTGATGGCTCGCAATCGGGCCGGGCGTGGGCGCGGCGAGTGGACGAATGGCCCGGCGAAGCTGGCGCGGGCGTTGGGCATTGGTAGTGATTTGAATGGGACAAATCTTTTTCAGGCCGGCGGGGTTATATGGGTGGAGGAGGCGCGTGCGGTGATGCCGGCATCTATTCACCACGGCCCGCGCGTAGGATTAGGCAAAACGTCCGAACCCTGGCACTCCATGCCCTGGCGGTTTTGGATAAAGGATAACCCGTTCGTCTCTCAATACCGCTGA
- the fabI gene encoding enoyl-ACP reductase FabI, whose product MKLLAGKKALIFGIANKNSIAWGIAQALHEHGAEIGFSYGIPQLERRVMPLAEQLGVTFVEKCDVTSDAELDAVFARAAAHFGEIDILIHSVAYAKQDDLTGRFVNTSRDGFALAMDISAYSLVAMARRAVPLMAHGGSIMAMTYYGAEKAVPHYNVMGVAKAALEASVRYLAADLGPNGIRVNAISAGPIKTLAAAGISGFRKMLTYVGERAPLRRNVDQDEVGRTALWLASDLSSGVTGEVIYVDAGYHILGMPEPPETWE is encoded by the coding sequence ATGAAACTATTGGCAGGGAAAAAGGCCCTCATTTTTGGCATTGCCAACAAAAACTCCATTGCCTGGGGCATTGCCCAGGCGCTGCATGAGCATGGGGCGGAAATTGGCTTCAGCTATGGCATTCCCCAGTTGGAACGGCGCGTGATGCCGCTGGCGGAGCAGCTTGGCGTTACCTTCGTAGAGAAGTGCGACGTGACCTCGGATGCGGAACTGGATGCCGTTTTCGCGCGCGCGGCGGCGCATTTTGGCGAGATTGACATTCTCATCCATTCCGTGGCCTACGCCAAACAGGATGACCTGACGGGCCGCTTCGTGAATACCAGCCGCGACGGTTTTGCCCTGGCGATGGACATTAGCGCCTACAGCCTGGTGGCCATGGCGCGGCGGGCCGTGCCCTTGATGGCTCACGGCGGCAGCATCATGGCGATGACCTACTATGGCGCGGAAAAAGCGGTTCCCCACTACAACGTGATGGGCGTGGCGAAGGCGGCATTGGAAGCGAGCGTGCGTTACCTGGCGGCGGACCTGGGGCCGAATGGGATTCGCGTTAATGCTATTTCCGCCGGACCGATTAAGACATTGGCGGCTGCCGGCATTTCCGGCTTCCGCAAAATGCTCACTTATGTCGGTGAACGCGCCCCCCTGCGCCGCAACGTCGATCAGGACGAAGTGGGCCGCACCGCCCTCTGGCTGGCCAGCGACCTCAGCAGCGGCGTCACCGGTGAAGTCATCTACGTTGATGCCGGCTACCATATCCTGGGCATGCCCGAACCGCCAGAAACCTGGGAATAA
- a CDS encoding SDR family NAD(P)-dependent oxidoreductase gives MNVNEKIIVITGASSGIGAAAAQLLARKGGRVVLLARREAQLAEVAQSIRAQGGQAAIYPIDLTNAAATSYVARVIMADIGVPDVLVNNAGAGRWLTVAETSPEEGAQMMAAPYFAAFNITRAFLPAMLQRDAGHILNVTSVASYAAWPGATGYIAARFAMRGFSEGLRADLHRTRIGVTLFAAAKVDTPYFARNPGSEERIPRLSRIVPTLTEAQAAAHIARAIERERREVVVPFMANLFLRWHRVFPRMVGGLLTRTGWQGE, from the coding sequence GTGAACGTTAACGAGAAAATCATCGTCATCACCGGGGCATCCAGCGGCATCGGCGCGGCGGCGGCGCAACTGTTGGCGCGGAAAGGCGGGCGTGTCGTGCTGTTGGCGCGGCGGGAGGCGCAGTTGGCGGAAGTGGCCCAGTCCATTCGGGCACAGGGCGGGCAAGCAGCCATCTACCCCATTGATCTAACCAATGCCGCGGCCACCAGCTACGTGGCGCGGGTGATCATGGCCGACATCGGCGTGCCGGATGTGTTGGTGAATAATGCGGGTGCGGGTCGCTGGCTGACCGTGGCGGAAACATCCCCGGAGGAAGGGGCGCAGATGATGGCCGCGCCTTATTTCGCCGCCTTCAACATCACCCGCGCCTTCCTGCCCGCCATGCTCCAGCGCGACGCCGGCCACATCCTCAACGTCACTTCCGTGGCTTCCTATGCCGCCTGGCCAGGCGCCACGGGCTATATCGCCGCTCGCTTTGCCATGCGCGGCTTCAGCGAAGGATTGCGCGCCGATTTGCACCGCACGCGCATCGGCGTCACCCTGTTTGCCGCCGCCAAGGTGGACACGCCTTATTTTGCGCGCAATCCGGGCAGTGAGGAACGCATTCCTCGGCTGAGTCGGATTGTGCCCACGCTCACGGAGGCGCAGGCCGCCGCACACATTGCGCGGGCCATTGAGCGCGAGCGGCGGGAAGTCGTGGTTCCCTTCATGGCGAACCTGTTTTTACGGTGGCATCGAGTGTTTCCGCGCATGGTTGGGGGATTGTTGACGCGCACGGGGTGGCAAGGGGAATAG
- a CDS encoding class I SAM-dependent methyltransferase, protein MSTIPLYEKIAHYYDLTHAALQADIPFVRSLALAVDGPVLELGCGSGRLLLPLARAGVSITGLDNSPHMLQRARQKLAHETAVTQARVTLVEGDMTAFALPQTFSLILLSYNTLMHLPPAAAEAALRAARAHLHAAGRLFIDLPHPLTVTQTPDDHLLTLERAFTDPESGDLVLQLASSRLDQEAQTLQVTWIYDAAPAAGGVVRRLVTQIDFYYWYAHEVEMLLRRAGLRLLALYGGYRRESFSDEGERMVVIAGINASP, encoded by the coding sequence ATGTCCACGATTCCCCTTTACGAGAAAATCGCCCACTACTATGACCTGACCCACGCCGCGCTGCAAGCGGATATTCCCTTTGTGCGCAGCCTGGCGCTGGCCGTCGATGGCCCCGTGCTGGAGTTAGGCTGCGGCTCTGGGCGGCTGCTGCTGCCCCTGGCCCGCGCCGGCGTGTCCATCACCGGCCTCGACAACTCCCCGCACATGCTGCAACGGGCGCGGCAAAAACTGGCGCATGAGACCGCCGTCACGCAAGCCCGCGTCACGCTGGTTGAGGGCGACATGACGGCGTTCGCGCTGCCGCAAACGTTCTCCCTGATTTTGTTATCGTACAATACGCTGATGCACCTGCCACCGGCGGCAGCCGAGGCGGCGCTGCGCGCCGCCCGCGCCCATCTGCACGCCGCCGGTCGCCTGTTCATTGATTTGCCGCATCCGCTGACCGTGACGCAGACGCCGGATGATCATCTGTTGACGCTGGAGCGGGCGTTTACCGATCCCGAATCGGGTGATCTGGTACTCCAACTCGCCAGCAGCCGCCTGGATCAGGAGGCGCAGACGTTGCAAGTGACCTGGATTTATGATGCCGCGCCGGCGGCGGGTGGGGTAGTGCGGCGGCTGGTGACGCAGATTGATTTTTACTATTGGTATGCCCATGAAGTGGAGATGCTGCTGCGCCGCGCGGGGCTGCGTCTGTTGGCGCTGTATGGGGGGTATCGGCGGGAGTCGTTTTCGGATGAGGGGGAGCGGATGGTGGTAATTGCCGGCATAAACGCTTCACCATAA
- a CDS encoding acyl-CoA thioesterase, with the protein MERLPPSFPRQSTDKVRYADTDRQGHVNNALFATFLETGRVEILYDPEQPLAADDAEFVIARLTLDFRGEIQWPGSVTVGTGVRKVGNSSLTLSQAIYQDGRCVADAETVIVQVDTASRKARPLTPAARKRFEDLRIAGI; encoded by the coding sequence ATGGAGCGACTGCCGCCATCTTTTCCCAGACAATCAACCGATAAGGTTCGCTACGCGGACACAGACCGGCAGGGCCATGTGAACAATGCTCTGTTTGCCACTTTCCTGGAGACCGGGCGCGTGGAGATTCTGTACGACCCGGAACAGCCGCTTGCCGCGGATGATGCTGAGTTTGTTATTGCGCGACTGACGCTTGACTTTCGGGGAGAAATTCAGTGGCCTGGCTCGGTCACCGTGGGCACAGGCGTGCGCAAGGTTGGCAACAGTTCGCTCACGTTGTCGCAGGCGATTTACCAGGATGGTCGCTGCGTGGCGGATGCGGAAACGGTGATTGTGCAGGTGGATACGGCATCTCGTAAGGCGCGCCCGCTCACCCCGGCTGCCCGGAAACGGTTTGAGGATTTGCGAATTGCCGGCATCTAA
- a CDS encoding phosphatase PAP2 family protein, whose translation MNEILDVGLEITRWLQQNYPWLRGFMAFMSQMGRFEFYLVLVPIIYWAIDKQLGRSLTYILTFSDVTNNLLKHAFRGPRPYWLDQSVGLSSESTSYGIPSGHSQTAFIIYLYLAIWLRRRWVWALALLMVFLMGLSRVYLGVHFLHDVLAGYLVGLLILVGYLLWWRYLQDNFRRRILGQRLLLAIIIPLAFGLIYALVLYLIGQPDLSVAWSSYLPELEAESVQSMFSSLGALLGVGCGLVLEGSRVRFRAGGPIWKRAVRVILGLIGAVAFWRGLALVFPTDPLWLGLPLRALRYFLLGIWVSYYGPMVFVRLRLADADPPPGIELTIRPLDRIQPPK comes from the coding sequence ATGAACGAAATCTTAGACGTCGGTTTAGAGATAACGAGGTGGTTGCAACAGAACTACCCCTGGCTACGTGGATTCATGGCTTTTATGTCGCAAATGGGGCGCTTCGAGTTTTATCTGGTCTTGGTCCCCATCATCTACTGGGCTATCGACAAGCAGCTTGGCCGCTCACTGACTTACATCCTAACCTTCAGCGACGTAACCAACAATCTCCTCAAACACGCTTTCCGTGGCCCCCGCCCCTACTGGTTAGATCAATCCGTCGGCCTTAGCAGCGAGAGCACATCCTACGGCATCCCCAGCGGGCACAGTCAAACCGCGTTCATCATCTATTTATACCTGGCTATCTGGCTGCGTCGGCGGTGGGTCTGGGCGCTGGCGCTGCTGATGGTATTCCTCATGGGACTCAGCCGCGTCTATCTGGGCGTCCACTTCCTGCACGATGTTCTGGCTGGCTACCTGGTCGGGTTGTTGATTCTGGTTGGCTATCTGCTTTGGTGGCGATATTTGCAGGACAATTTTCGCCGACGCATATTGGGGCAGCGGTTGCTACTGGCGATCATCATCCCCCTGGCTTTCGGCCTTATCTACGCGCTCGTTCTCTACCTCATTGGCCAGCCGGACCTCAGCGTTGCCTGGAGCAGCTACCTCCCTGAGTTGGAAGCGGAAAGCGTGCAAAGCATGTTCAGCAGCCTGGGCGCGCTGCTGGGCGTGGGCTGCGGTCTGGTTTTGGAAGGCAGCCGCGTTCGTTTTCGCGCGGGCGGCCCTATTTGGAAGCGTGCCGTGCGCGTCATTCTTGGCCTCATCGGGGCAGTGGCGTTCTGGCGCGGGCTGGCGCTGGTGTTTCCCACCGATCCGCTCTGGTTAGGGCTGCCGCTGCGGGCGCTGCGTTATTTCTTGTTGGGTATCTGGGTGAGCTATTATGGCCCCATGGTTTTTGTGCGCCTGCGGCTGGCGGACGCAGACCCGCCCCCAGGAATTGAGCTGACGATACGCCCCCTCGACCGTATTCAGCCGCCGAAGTAG
- a CDS encoding trypsin-like peptidase domain-containing protein, protein MRKRIHVVYLPLVVLLLLVVSGCGQAAVMPASQPALLSQTENLQPATVAQTQTQTQAVPAAAAAQSIVSGGALTEDTFVNLYDRVNPGVVNIVTNLGQGSGFVYDTQGHVVTNNHVIEGASSIRVNFADGSEARATLVGATADSDLAVVKVDVPASKLTPLPLGSSDALHVGQFVVAIGNPFGLQGSMTIGIVSGLGRLLNEGQGFSISDIIQTDAAINPGNSGGPLLNLDGRVIGVNTAIESPVRASSGIGYAVPVDIVSKTVPQIIATGQVSYPWLGVSGVELNATLAQAMNLDANQRGVLVDRIVAGGPSEGTGLRGATGQTTVQGQAVRIGGDVIVGIDNQTVQDFDDLLTYITQDTEVGQTVTLHILRDGQPATVEVTLEARPNN, encoded by the coding sequence ATGCGGAAGCGAATTCATGTTGTTTACTTACCTCTTGTTGTGCTGCTGCTATTGGTTGTGAGTGGATGCGGGCAGGCCGCCGTCATGCCGGCATCTCAACCCGCCCTCCTCTCGCAAACCGAAAACCTGCAACCCGCCACCGTCGCCCAGACCCAAACCCAAACCCAGGCCGTCCCCGCCGCGGCTGCCGCGCAAAGCATCGTCAGCGGCGGCGCGCTTACCGAAGACACCTTTGTCAACCTCTATGACCGTGTCAACCCCGGCGTGGTGAACATCGTCACCAATCTCGGCCAGGGTTCTGGCTTCGTCTACGACACGCAGGGGCACGTCGTCACCAACAACCACGTCATTGAGGGAGCATCCAGCATCCGGGTCAACTTCGCCGATGGTAGCGAAGCCCGCGCTACCCTCGTCGGCGCTACCGCCGACTCTGACCTCGCCGTCGTCAAAGTTGACGTTCCCGCCAGCAAGCTCACGCCCCTCCCCCTCGGCTCCTCCGATGCCCTGCACGTGGGACAGTTCGTGGTCGCCATCGGCAATCCCTTTGGCCTGCAAGGCTCCATGACCATCGGCATCGTCTCCGGCCTGGGGCGTCTTCTGAATGAAGGGCAAGGCTTCAGCATTTCCGACATCATTCAAACGGACGCGGCCATCAATCCGGGCAATTCGGGCGGTCCCCTGCTCAACCTGGATGGCCGGGTCATCGGCGTGAACACGGCCATTGAGTCCCCCGTGCGCGCCTCCTCCGGTATCGGGTATGCCGTGCCCGTGGACATCGTGAGCAAGACCGTGCCGCAGATTATCGCCACCGGTCAGGTCAGCTACCCCTGGTTGGGTGTCTCCGGCGTGGAACTGAACGCAACGCTGGCGCAGGCCATGAATCTGGATGCCAACCAGCGCGGCGTGCTGGTGGACCGCATCGTTGCCGGTGGCCCCTCTGAAGGCACAGGGCTGCGCGGCGCCACCGGGCAAACCACCGTTCAGGGGCAGGCGGTGCGCATCGGCGGTGACGTGATTGTGGGCATTGACAACCAGACGGTGCAGGACTTCGACGACTTGCTCACCTACATTACGCAAGATACGGAAGTGGGTCAAACGGTGACCCTGCACATCCTGCGCGACGGTCAACCGGCAACCGTAGAGGTCACGCTGGAGGCCCGCCCGAACAACTAG
- the mgtE gene encoding magnesium transporter, with translation MSPQAFDTFELILEELQVSLDRGDMPRAVEIFAALRPADMAAVFDALDQEEQIALLGSLPASESADILEELDDEDVAELIATLPNPQLVRIMDEMEPDEAADLLGDIQPERAEALLSDLEDEDELRPLLIHPDESAGGIMTSSFLALRRRMTVADALEALRTWRPNAEAIYYLFVVDAQARLAGVLDLRRFLIADPGTLIQDIMNPDVVSVRAGIDQEEVARLMVRYDLLALPVVDSQSRLLGVVTYDDIMDVLEEEATEDIQRLGGALPLKRSYLDTGIVTMTRKRIGWLLLLFVTATLTGSVMRVFQWELEVMASLAIFIPLIIGTGGNAGSQTTATVIRALATGDVEWRDLFSVWWREARVGLLLGAGMCVAAYARAITWEPNPRLGLTVAVAIVGIVLWATSAGAILPLIASRLKIDPTVVSGPVMSTLVDATGLFIYFTLARLILGL, from the coding sequence ATGAGTCCTCAAGCGTTTGACACATTTGAATTGATCCTGGAAGAATTGCAGGTGTCCCTGGACCGCGGCGATATGCCGCGTGCCGTGGAGATTTTCGCGGCGCTGCGTCCGGCGGATATGGCGGCGGTTTTTGACGCGCTGGATCAGGAAGAACAGATAGCGCTGCTGGGCAGTTTGCCGGCATCGGAGTCCGCCGACATCCTGGAAGAATTGGACGATGAAGATGTCGCGGAACTGATTGCCACGCTGCCCAACCCCCAGTTGGTGCGCATTATGGATGAGATGGAGCCGGACGAGGCCGCCGACCTCCTCGGTGACATCCAACCGGAGCGTGCCGAAGCTCTCCTCTCCGACCTGGAAGATGAAGATGAACTGCGTCCGCTGTTGATCCACCCCGACGAAAGCGCGGGCGGCATCATGACGTCCAGTTTCCTGGCGCTGCGTCGCCGCATGACGGTGGCGGATGCACTGGAAGCGCTGCGAACGTGGCGACCAAACGCGGAGGCCATTTACTACCTGTTTGTGGTGGACGCGCAGGCGCGCCTGGCGGGCGTGCTGGACCTGCGCCGTTTTCTGATTGCCGATCCGGGGACGTTAATTCAGGATATTATGAACCCGGATGTGGTGTCGGTTCGTGCCGGCATTGATCAAGAAGAAGTCGCCCGCCTCATGGTCCGCTACGACCTCCTCGCCCTCCCCGTCGTAGACAGCCAAAGCAGGCTCCTCGGCGTCGTCACCTACGACGACATCATGGACGTTCTCGAAGAAGAGGCCACCGAAGACATTCAACGACTGGGCGGCGCGCTACCCTTAAAACGCTCCTACCTGGACACCGGCATCGTCACCATGACGCGCAAACGCATCGGCTGGCTGCTCCTTCTCTTCGTCACCGCCACCCTCACCGGCTCCGTCATGCGCGTGTTCCAGTGGGAACTGGAAGTCATGGCCTCCCTGGCCATCTTCATCCCCCTGATCATCGGCACGGGCGGCAACGCCGGCTCACAAACGACCGCCACCGTCATTCGCGCCCTGGCCACGGGGGACGTCGAATGGCGTGATTTATTCTCCGTCTGGTGGCGCGAAGCGCGCGTGGGTTTGCTGTTGGGCGCGGGGATGTGTGTGGCCGCGTATGCGCGCGCCATCACCTGGGAGCCAAACCCGCGGCTTGGCCTGACCGTGGCCGTGGCTATCGTGGGCATTGTCCTCTGGGCCACCTCCGCCGGCGCTATCCTCCCCCTGATTGCCTCCCGCCTGAAAATCGATCCCACCGTCGTCTCCGGTCCCGTTATGAGTACGCTGGTGGACGCCACCGGGCTTTTCATTTACTTCACCCTGGCGCGCCTGATCCTCGGGCTTTAG
- the secG gene encoding preprotein translocase subunit SecG, translated as MSLIEIVLAVVLIVLVVLQNKGTDLGGFLGGDSGGGSGPFRTRRGMEATLHTVTIYFSIAFFIITVLTFIAVGQS; from the coding sequence TTGAGCCTGATTGAAATTGTTTTGGCTGTCGTTTTGATTGTCCTGGTCGTCCTGCAAAACAAGGGAACTGACCTGGGCGGGTTTCTCGGTGGGGATTCCGGAGGCGGTAGTGGGCCTTTCCGCACGCGCCGGGGCATGGAAGCCACGCTGCATACGGTGACCATTTATTTCAGCATTGCCTTCTTTATCATCACGGTATTGACTTTTATCGCTGTTGGGCAAAGCTGA